From the Canis lupus familiaris isolate Mischka breed German Shepherd chromosome 27, alternate assembly UU_Cfam_GSD_1.0, whole genome shotgun sequence genome, the window CTGATGCAAACCCTGACCAGGAAATCATCTTCTCCTACTATGTGAGACAGGGAAATGAGGGCTGGTGAAATTGCActagggaaggaaaggaaatgaggagaGTGAGCTGGAGAGGGTGAATAGACTGTCTAGAGATGTAATGCAAGTCACATAGGTAATTTCAAAATGCTTAGaagccatatttaaaaaattaaaagaataggtAAAActaatttaatctatttatttaaaaagatttattggggCGGGGCCAGTCGGAGCCTGGAAGGACCCGGGAGCGGCCGAGCGCTTGTGGCTGTGCGGCGCCTCCCTGGTCCCGGTGCGCCTGGCGGGGCCCGGCCCGGGAGCTGCGAGGGCTCCGGGAGGCTGAAGGCTAAGCATGGGGAAGAGCTGCAAGGTGGTCGTGTGTGGCCAAGCATCTGTGGGTAAAACTTCCATCCTGGAGCAGCTTCTGTATGGGAACCATGTAGTAGGTTCTGAGATGATTGAGACCCAGGAAGACATCTACGTGGGCTCCATTGAGACCGACCGGGGGGTGCGGGAGCAAGTGCGTTTCTATGACACCCGGGGGCTCCGAGATGGGGCTGAGCTGCCTCGGCACTGCTTCTCCTGCACTGACGGCTATGTCCTGGTCTACAGTACGGACAGCCGAGAGTCCTTTCAGCGTGTGGAGCTGCTCAAGAAGGAGATCGACAAGTCCAAGGACAAGAAGGAGGTCACCATCGTGGTCCTTGGCAACAAGTGTGACCTACAGGAGCAGCGGCGTGTAGACCCAGACGTGGCTCAGCACTGGGCCAAGTCCGAGAAGGTGAAGCTGTGGGAGGTGTCTGTGGCCGACCGCCGCTCTCTGCTGGAGCCCTTCGTCTACCTGGCCAGCAAGATGACCCAACCTCAGAGcaagtctgctttccctctcagCCGCAAGAACAAGGGCAGCGGCTCCTTGGATGGCTGAAGAGCTGCCATCCCTTCTCTACCTTCCTAGCCTCATTCTGGCTTCTGGGGCTCTGGAAGATGTTCTCCAGGGGTGGGGTTAAGCAAGCTATCCTTCCCAGGCCAGGCAgctgggctgccccaggctcAGGTCACTTTTTGTTCCCTCCCAACTCTGGGAAGTGCCGATAATCTAGGCTAGTGCCCCCaaatcctccctcccttccagctTTCATCTTACCTACCCTGCTGCCATCTGGGGCAGTTGTGGATCAATGTCCCCTACCACCTGCCCTGGATAGGAAGCAGAGCTGCCCTGCAGAAGTACCCAGTCCAGGCTCTGATTCCTGTCACAGGGGTCCCCCACTTGTGGGCTTCCTGGCCAGTGACGGACAGACACAGCCTCACACACTCACACTTATGGCACCAGCCTGGACTCCAGAGAAAGGTGTCCGGGCATCACGTATGTGCGTGTAGATACGTACACATGCGCATGTGTATGCGTGCTGGAGTCCAACTCCAACACCCTGATCTTTTGTCCTCTCCTTGGCTGGAAGAAGCCAGCCTCCTGGGAAGTGTAATTTTGGGCTTTaactcttccccacccccaacgtCCCAGTTGTTTTACTTCCTCTTCCTGCTCAGGGAGCACACAGCCCTTGGCCCCCTCATTGGCGAGATGGGATGGAATGATGGCTGGGCTTCACCCACTGGCTTTGGGACCCTGCAAGGCCTTTCCCcctctctgggtttcagttttctcatctgtaatgtgATGGGAGTTGTTTAAACCGGATCTCTCTGGATCCTCTCCAGCCCTCTGATTTGATCCTGCCTGCAGCTTCGGGCTGGCTGTTCCTGTTCCCTCGGCGTCTCCCTCTTCAAGGTGCTATGCCTACGGGCGCTGGAGGCTGAAACACTGCTCCCCACAACCACCAGGGGGCAGGAGTGCCCACCCAGTGTCCAATCAGTGGACCTCACACTGGTGGGGCCTGGTCTTCACCCCTTCCTGTGGTTGTTTTCAGCTAATAGGTGGACTTCTATTTATAAATTACCTGTGTTTCTATGCCTGCTGCCATGGTGAAGGCTGGACACGGTGCTCCTCTAGCCTTTCCTTACCTCAGATGCCTGAACAGAACAAGGCAAACCAGTAGCAGCTTCTCAGAGCTGACAGATCTGTCGGGGCTCAGAAGGGTGGTTACACTTTCAACATGCTATAAAGTGAGCTTGTCACCCACAACTTCCCGTGTCCACTTCATGCTTCTAATGTGCACACCCAGCGTAGATGAGACACTAGAGCCAGGTGACCTCTAGTACCCGCCCCTTCTCCCCAAGATGGGAGAGGTGAGCAGGGcaggcagcccagggctgggcgaGTCAAAATAGGGCATAGACAGGCTCGGGCTTGAACTCATTTATTGATGCGTTGGacacaaataaaaccacaacTGTTATCAAAAagtttccctcccctccccccttcttgtCCTCCCTTggaaatctctaaaaaaagaaaagatacaggtgaaaaaaaaaaaaaaaaaaaaaaaaaaaaaaaaaaaaaaaaaaaaaaaaaaaaaaaaaagatttattgatttatgagagaaagtgagaagacatatgcacaagtagggggaggggcagaggaagagggagagagagaatcccaagcagattctccactgagcatggagactgacc encodes:
- the LOC119877641 gene encoding NF-kappa-B inhibitor-interacting Ras-like protein 2 is translated as MGKSCKVVVCGQASVGKTSILEQLLYGNHVVGSEMIETQEDIYVGSIETDRGVREQVRFYDTRGLRDGAELPRHCFSCTDGYVLVYSTDSRESFQRVELLKKEIDKSKDKKEVTIVVLGNKCDLQEQRRVDPDVAQHWAKSEKVKLWEVSVADRRSLLEPFVYLASKMTQPQSKSAFPLSRKNKGSGSLDG